A window of the Cucurbita pepo subsp. pepo cultivar mu-cu-16 chromosome LG01, ASM280686v2, whole genome shotgun sequence genome harbors these coding sequences:
- the LOC111776471 gene encoding NADH kinase isoform X1 → MLCVRPVSQLSPSNPNFRCEKMAMRRLLLFLKPFDANPVLHSDGFSRVTSPQILRHLENRHAVHREAIKFCKDVLQQKPVDWEAVFRNDLSEPISNVDLVVTVGGDGTLLQASHLLDESIPILGVNSDPTQVDEVEEYGNQFDASRSTGHLCAATVNNFEQVLDSVLSGVASPSKLSRLSISVNSELLTKYPLNDILIAHPCPASVSRFSFKIRNEQPCSPLLNCRSSGLRISTAAGSTAAMRSAGGFPMPILSRDLQYMVREPMTPGKLSNFMHGMVLSDQSMEMAWLCNDGVIYIDGSHVCHPIQYGDVIEISSKAPSLKVFLPHLPRPRV, encoded by the exons ATGTTGTGCGTTCGTCCCGTTTCTCAGCTTTCTCCTTCCAACCCTAATTTTCGCTGCGAGAAAATGGCTATGAGGAGATTGCTACTATTTCTTAAGCCATTTGATGCCAATCCCGTTCTCCATTCTGACGGCTTTTCTCGCGTCACCAGCCCTCAG ATCTTACGTCACTTAGAGAACAGGCATGCAGTGCACAGGGAGGCCATAAAATTTTGTAAGGATGTTTTGCAGCAGAAGCCTGTGGATTGGGAAGCTGTATTTCGCAATGATCTATCTGAGCCAATTAGCAATGTAGACCTTGTTGTCACGGTTGGTGGTGATGGCACCCTTTTGCAGGCCAGCCATTTATTGGACGAGTCAATTCCTATTCTTGGAGTAAATTCTGATCCGACACAGGTGGATGAG GTAGAAGAGTATGGCAATCAGTTTGATGCTTCTAGAAGCACAGGGCATCTTTGTGCGGCCACTGTTAATAACTTTGAGCAA GTATTAGATAGTGTCCTCAGTGGTGTAGCATCCCCTTCCAAGTTGTCAAGGCTATCCATATCTGTAAATTCAGAGTTGCTCACAAAGTATCCTCTCAATGACATATTAATTGCTCATCCATGTCCCGCATCGGTCTCTCGATTCTCGTTCAA AATTAGGAATGAGCAGCCATGTTCGCCCTTGTTGAACTGTCGATCGAGTGGTCTAAGAATTTCGACTGCTGCTGGATCAACAGCTGCAATGCGATCAGCAGGTGGATTTCCCATGCCCATTCTATCTCGGGACCTTCAGTACATGGTACGAGAGCCCATGACCCCAGGAAAACTGTCCAATTTTATGCATGGGATGGTATTGTCAGATCAGTCGATGGAAATGGCCTGGTTGTGTAATGATGGTGTGATTTACATTGATGGTTCTCATGTTTGTCATCCTATTCAATACGGCGATGTCATTGAAATATCTTCCAAGGCCCCGAGTCTGAAAGTTTTCTTGCCTCATCTTCCAAGGCCCCGAGTCTGA
- the LOC111776471 gene encoding NADH kinase isoform X3, whose protein sequence is MLCVRPVSQLSPSNPNFRCEKMAMRRLLLFLKPFDANPVLHSDGFSRVTSPQILRHLENRHAVHREAIKFCKDVLQQKPVDWEAVFRNDLSEPISNVDLVVTVGGDGTLLQASHLLDESIPILGVNSDPTQVDEVEEYGNQFDASRSTGHLCAATVNNFEQVLDSVLSGVASPSKLSRLSISVNSELLTKYPLNDILIAHPCPASVSRFSFKIRNEQPCSPLLNCRSSGLRISTAAGSTAAMRSAGGFPMPILSRDLQYMVREPMTPGKLSNFMHGMVLSDQSMEMAWLCNDGVIYIDGSHVCHPIQYGDVIEISSKAPSLKVFLPHLPRPRV, encoded by the exons ATGTTGTGCGTTCGTCCCGTTTCTCAGCTTTCTCCTTCCAACCCTAATTTTCGCTGCGAGAAAATGGCTATGAGGAGATTGCTACTATTTCTTAAGCCATTTGATGCCAATCCCGTTCTCCATTCTGACGGCTTTTCTCGCGTCACCAGCCCTCAG ATCTTACGTCACTTAGAGAACAGGCATGCAGTGCACAGGGAGGCCATAAAATTTTGTAAGGATGTTTTGCAGCAGAAGCCTGTGGATTGGGAAGCTGTATTTCGCAATGATCTATCTGAGCCAATTAGCAATGTAGACCTTGTTGTCACGGTTGGTGGTGATGGCACCCTTTTGCAGGCCAGCCATTTATTGGACGAGTCAATTCCTATTCTTGGAGTAAATTCTGATCCGACACAGGTGGATGAG GTAGAAGAGTATGGCAATCAGTTTGATGCTTCTAGAAGCACAGGGCATCTTTGTGCGGCCACTGTTAATAACTTTGAGCAA GTATTAGATAGTGTCCTCAGTGGTGTAGCATCCCCTTCCAAGTTGTCAAGGCTATCCATATCTGTAAATTCAGAGTTGCTCACAAAGTATCCTCTCAATGACATATTAATTGCTCATCCATGTCCCGCATCGGTCTCTCGATTCTCGTTCAA AATTAGGAATGAGCAGCCATGTTCGCCCTTGTTGAACTGTCGATCGAGTGGTCTAAGAATTTCGACTGCTGCTGGATCAACAGCTGCAATGCGATCAGCAGGTGGATTTCCCATGCCCATTCTATCTCGGGACCTTCAGTACATGGTACGAGAGCCCATGACCCCAGGAAAACTGTCCAATTTTATGCATGGGATGGTATTGTCAGATCAGTCGATGGAAATGGCCTGGTTGTGTAATGATGGTGTGATTTACATTGATGGTTCTCATGTTTGTCATCCTATTCAATACGGCGATGTCATTGAAATATCTTCCAAG GCCCCGAGTCTGAAAGTTTTCTTGCCTCATCTTCCAAGGCCCCGAGTCTGA
- the LOC111808904 gene encoding E3 ubiquitin-protein ligase CCNB1IP1 homolog isoform X3: MKCNACWRELEGRAISTTCGHLLCTEDASKILSNDGACPICDQVLSKSLMKPVDINPNDEWVNMAMAGINPQILMKSAYRSVMFYIGQKELEMQYKMNRIVAQCRQKCEVMQEKFTEKLEQVHTAYQKMAKRCQMLEREMENISKDKQELQEKFAEKSRQKRKLDEMYDQLRNEHESLKRSAIQPVSNFYPRNEPDLFSNPVSLMDNREPMRKGPREEIWPTRQNSGNSGHFDISVGSPAKQAAPMAMEAGNRRGGAHNAFGSGAGNPSMTLRNLILSPIKRPQLSRRPQMFTL, encoded by the exons ATGAAATGCAATGCTTGCTGGAGAGAACTTGAAGGGCGAGCTATCTCCACAACTTGTGGTCACTTGTTGT GCACAGAGGATGCAAGCAAGATCCTTAGCAATGATGGAGCCTGCCCCATTTGTGATCAAGTTCTTTCTAAAAG CCTCATGAAACCCGTGGACATCAATCCAAATGATGAATGGGTAAAT ATGGCCATGGCTGGTATAAATCCTCAGATAT TGATGAAAAGTGCATATAGAAGTGTAATGTTCTATATTGGACAAAAGGAATTGGAGATGCAGTACAAAATGAACAGAATCGTGGCTCAATGCCGACAGAAATGTGAAGTTATGCAAGAAAAGTTTACTGAAAAACTGGAGCAGGTGCATACTGCATACCAAAAAATGGCCAAGAGATGCCAGATGTTGGAACGAGAGATGGAGAATATATCCAAAGACAAACAAGAGCTCCAGGAGAAGTTTGCTGAAAAATCCAG GCAGAAGAGGAAACTAGATGAGATGTATGATCAATTGAGGAATGAGCATGAATCACTAAAACGGTCGGCCATCCAGCCTGTGAGCAATTTTTATCCAAGAAACGAGCCCGATTTGTTCTCAAACCCCGTTAGTTTGATGGATAACAGAGAACCCATGAGGAAAG GACCAAGAGAGGAAATATGGCCAACACGACAAAATAGCGGGAACTCTGGTCACTTCGACATCTCCGTTGGGTCACCGGCAAAACAAGCTGCTCCGATGGCAATGGAAGCTGGGAATAGAAGAGGGGGAGCTCACAATGCGTTTGGAAGTGGAGCTGGCAACCCCTCCATGACTCTGCGCAACTTGATTCTGTCCCCAATCAAACGACCTCAGCTCTCACGTCGCCCTCAAATGTTCAC ATTGTGA
- the LOC111808904 gene encoding E3 ubiquitin-protein ligase CCNB1IP1 homolog isoform X2, translating to MKCNACWRELEGRAISTTCGHLLCTEDASKILSNDGACPICDQVLSKSLMKPVDINPNDEWVNMAMAGINPQILMKSAYRSVMFYIGQKELEMQYKMNRIVAQCRQKCEVMQEKFTEKLEQVHTAYQKMAKRCQMLEREMENISKDKQELQEKFAEKSRQKRKLDEMYDQLRNEHESLKRSAIQPVSNFYPRNEPDLFSNPVSLMDNREPMRKDLLVSAPETPGPREEIWPTRQNSGNSGHFDISVGSPAKQAAPMAMEAGNRRGGAHNAFGSGAGNPSMTLRNLILSPIKRPQLSRRPQMFT from the exons ATGAAATGCAATGCTTGCTGGAGAGAACTTGAAGGGCGAGCTATCTCCACAACTTGTGGTCACTTGTTGT GCACAGAGGATGCAAGCAAGATCCTTAGCAATGATGGAGCCTGCCCCATTTGTGATCAAGTTCTTTCTAAAAG CCTCATGAAACCCGTGGACATCAATCCAAATGATGAATGGGTAAAT ATGGCCATGGCTGGTATAAATCCTCAGATAT TGATGAAAAGTGCATATAGAAGTGTAATGTTCTATATTGGACAAAAGGAATTGGAGATGCAGTACAAAATGAACAGAATCGTGGCTCAATGCCGACAGAAATGTGAAGTTATGCAAGAAAAGTTTACTGAAAAACTGGAGCAGGTGCATACTGCATACCAAAAAATGGCCAAGAGATGCCAGATGTTGGAACGAGAGATGGAGAATATATCCAAAGACAAACAAGAGCTCCAGGAGAAGTTTGCTGAAAAATCCAG GCAGAAGAGGAAACTAGATGAGATGTATGATCAATTGAGGAATGAGCATGAATCACTAAAACGGTCGGCCATCCAGCCTGTGAGCAATTTTTATCCAAGAAACGAGCCCGATTTGTTCTCAAACCCCGTTAGTTTGATGGATAACAGAGAACCCATGAGGAAAG ACTTGCTGGTTTCCGCTCCTGAAACCCCAGGACCAAGAGAGGAAATATGGCCAACACGACAAAATAGCGGGAACTCTGGTCACTTCGACATCTCCGTTGGGTCACCGGCAAAACAAGCTGCTCCGATGGCAATGGAAGCTGGGAATAGAAGAGGGGGAGCTCACAATGCGTTTGGAAGTGGAGCTGGCAACCCCTCCATGACTCTGCGCAACTTGATTCTGTCCCCAATCAAACGACCTCAGCTCTCACGTCGCCCTCAAATGTTCACGTAA
- the LOC111808904 gene encoding E3 ubiquitin-protein ligase CCNB1IP1 homolog isoform X5, translating into MKPVDINPNDEWVNMAMAGINPQILMKSAYRSVMFYIGQKELEMQYKMNRIVAQCRQKCEVMQEKFTEKLEQVHTAYQKMAKRCQMLEREMENISKDKQELQEKFAEKSRQKRKLDEMYDQLRNEHESLKRSAIQPVSNFYPRNEPDLFSNPVSLMDNREPMRKDLLVSAPETPGPREEIWPTRQNSGNSGHFDISVGSPAKQAAPMAMEAGNRRGGAHNAFGSGAGNPSMTLRNLILSPIKRPQLSRRPQMFTL; encoded by the exons ATGAAACCCGTGGACATCAATCCAAATGATGAATGGGTAAAT ATGGCCATGGCTGGTATAAATCCTCAGATAT TGATGAAAAGTGCATATAGAAGTGTAATGTTCTATATTGGACAAAAGGAATTGGAGATGCAGTACAAAATGAACAGAATCGTGGCTCAATGCCGACAGAAATGTGAAGTTATGCAAGAAAAGTTTACTGAAAAACTGGAGCAGGTGCATACTGCATACCAAAAAATGGCCAAGAGATGCCAGATGTTGGAACGAGAGATGGAGAATATATCCAAAGACAAACAAGAGCTCCAGGAGAAGTTTGCTGAAAAATCCAG GCAGAAGAGGAAACTAGATGAGATGTATGATCAATTGAGGAATGAGCATGAATCACTAAAACGGTCGGCCATCCAGCCTGTGAGCAATTTTTATCCAAGAAACGAGCCCGATTTGTTCTCAAACCCCGTTAGTTTGATGGATAACAGAGAACCCATGAGGAAAG ACTTGCTGGTTTCCGCTCCTGAAACCCCAGGACCAAGAGAGGAAATATGGCCAACACGACAAAATAGCGGGAACTCTGGTCACTTCGACATCTCCGTTGGGTCACCGGCAAAACAAGCTGCTCCGATGGCAATGGAAGCTGGGAATAGAAGAGGGGGAGCTCACAATGCGTTTGGAAGTGGAGCTGGCAACCCCTCCATGACTCTGCGCAACTTGATTCTGTCCCCAATCAAACGACCTCAGCTCTCACGTCGCCCTCAAATGTTCAC ATTGTGA
- the LOC111780566 gene encoding uncharacterized protein LOC111780566 has product MAVSRPSLDYWPILPEIFIRASTKSIKIPTPRLQFTNLQNPSNSRYPILRFSLDSSKTPSGPPPLVVVGSANADIYVEIDRLPEEGETISARNGQTLAGGKGANQACCGGKLEYPTYFLGQVGEDAHGKLITAALEEGGVRLDHLTTVAAAPTGHAVVMLQSGGQNSIIIVGGANMNCWPVALSDSDLEIIRTAGIVLLQREIPDSVNIQVAKAARNAGVPVILDAGGVDAPIPQELLDHVDIFSPNESELSRLTGCPTESFEQIGQAVEKCYKMGIKQVLVKLGAKGSALFTQGEEPIRQPIISAAKVIDTTGAGDTFTASFAVALVEGKSKKESLKFAAAAASLCVQVKGAIPSMPDRESVLNLLHSRD; this is encoded by the exons ATGGCTGTTTCTCGTCCATCCTTGGATTATTGGCCAATATTGCCGGAGATTTTCATCAGAGCGTCAACAAAGTCCATCAAAATCCCAACCCCACGTCTCCAATTCACAAATCTACAGAACCCATCAAATTCTAGATACCCAATTCTCCGATTCTCCCTCGATTCATCGAAAACCCCTTCCGGGCCGCCGCCGTTGGTTGTGGTCGGCTCGGCCAATGCCGATATCTATGTGGAGATCGACCGGTTGCCGGAGGAGGGCGAGACGATATCTGCCAGAAATGGGCAGACTCTGGCGGGTGGCAAGGGGGCCAATCAGGCCTGCTGTGGTGGCAAGCTCGAGTACCCGACTTACTTTTTGGGTCAGGTCGGTGAGGATGCTCATGGGAAGTTGATCACGGCGGCGCTTGAGGAAGGCGGCGTCCGACTTGATCATTTGACTACTGTTGCCGCGGCGCCAACGGGGCACGCGGTGGTGATGCTTCAATCTGGTGGGCAGAATTCTATCATCATTGTTGGTGGTGCTAATATGAATTGTTGGCCTGTGGCGTTGTCTGATAGTGATTTGGAGATTATAAGAACGGCTGGAATTGTTCTTCTCCAGAGGGAGATTCCTGATTCAGTCAACATCCAAGTTGCAAAG GCTGCTAGGAATGCTGGGGTCCCAGTAATTTTAGATGCTGGAGGAGTTGACGCTCCTATCCCACAGGAACTGCTTGACCATGTTGATATTTTCAGCCCAAATGAAAGCGAGCTGAGTCGTTTAACAGGATGCCCGACCGAAAGTTTTGAACAGATCGGACAAGCTGTAGAGAAATGCTATAAAATG GGTATCAAGCAAGTTCTCGTGAAACTTGGGGCCAAAGGGTCTGCTTTGTTTACACAAGGGGAAGAACCAATCAGACAGCCCATTATATCTGCTGCTAAAGTAATTGATACCACAGGCGCTGGCGACACCTTTACTGCATCATTTGCCGTGGCGCTCGTGGAAGGAAAGTCGAAGAAGGAAAGCCTGAAATTTGCGG CTGCTGCAGCCTCACTTTGTGTTCAAGTGAAGGGAGCCATTCCCAGCATGCCTGATAGGGAATCAGTGCTGAATCTCCTCCATTCAAGGGACTAG
- the LOC111781216 gene encoding trifunctional UDP-glucose 4,6-dehydratase/UDP-4-keto-6-deoxy-D-glucose 3,5-epimerase/UDP-4-keto-L-rhamnose-reductase RHM1-like, whose translation MATHSPKNILITGAAGFIASHVANRLVRNYPGYKIVVLDKLDYCSNLKNLLPSKPSPNFKFVKGDIGSADLVNYLLITESIDTIMHFAAQTHVDNSFGNSFEFTKNNIYGTHVLLEACKVTGQIRRFIHVSTDEVYGETDEDAVVGNHEASQLLPTNPYSATKAGAEMLVMAYGRSYGLPVITTRGNNVYGPNQFPEKLIPKFILLAMRGQPLPIHGDGSNVRSYLYCEDVAEAFEVILHKGEVGHVYNVGTKKERRVIDVAEDICRLFSRDAKASIKYVDNRPFNDQRYFLDDEKLKNLGWSERTTWEDGLKKTIEWYTKNPDWWGDVSGALLPHPRMLMMPGGVERHFEGSEEGKPASYASCNTKMVVPTSRNPGSPYQPSLKFLLYGRTGWIGGLLGQLCDKQGIAYAYGKGRLEDRASLLADIQNIKPTHVFNAAGVTGRPNVDWCESHKTETIRANVAGTLTLADVCREHGLLMINFATGCIFEYDAKHPEGSGIGFKEEDKPNFIGSFYSKTKAMVEELLNEYDNVCTLRVRMPISSDLNNPRNFITKISRYNKVVNIPNSMTILDELLPISIEMAKRNLKGIWNFTNPGVVSHNEILEMYKKYIEPEFKWANFTLEEQAKVIVAPRSNNEMDSSKLKKEFPELLGIKESLIKYVFEPNKKTSV comes from the exons ATGGCTACACATTCTCCTAAGAACATCCTCATTACTGGGGCTGCTGGATTTATTGCATCCCATGTTGCTAACAGGCTTGTCAGAAACTATCCTGGCTACAAAATTGTTGTACTTGACAAACTTGATTACTGCTCGAATCTGAAGAATCTTCTTCCTTCTAAGCCATCtcccaatttcaaatttgttaagGGGGACATTGGCAGTGCTGATCTTGTCAATTATCTCCTGATTACTGAGTCCATTGATACGATTATGCATTTTGCTGCTCAGACTCATGTTGACAACTCGTTCGGTAATAGTTTCGAGTTCACGAAGAATAATATCTATGGCACACATGTTCTTTTAGAAGCGTGCAAGGTCACTGGTCAGATCCGGAGGTTCATCCATGTTAGTACGGATGAAGTATATGGAGAGACAGATGAGGATGCTGTTGTGGGAAACCATGAGGCTTCCCAACTCCTCCCAACAAATCCATACTCTGCAACAAAAGCTGGAGCTGAAATGCTTGTGATGGCCTATGGTAGGTCGTATGGGTTACCTGTGATCACGACGCGAGGAAACAATGTCTATGGACCTAATCAGTTTCCTGAGAAGTTAATTCCAAAGTTCATTCTTTTGGCCATGAGAGGTCAGCCTCTTCCAATTCATGGGGATGGTTCTAATGTTAGGAGTTATCTCTACTGTGAGGATGTTGCTGAGGCTTTTGAAGTCATTCTTCACAAAGGAGAGGTTGGCCATGTTTACAACGTTGGGACAAAGAAGGAGAGAAGGGTTATAGATGTTGCCGAGGATATATGTAGACTTTTCTCAAGGGACGCAAAGGCAAGCATCAAGTATGTAGACAATAGACCATTTAATGATCAGAGGTATTTCTTGGACGATGAAAAACTCAAGAACTTGGGGTGGTCGGAACGTACAACGTGGGAAGACGGGCTGAAGAAGACAATTGAATGGTACACCAAGAACCCTGATTGGTGGGGTGATGTCTCTGGGGCTCTGCTGCCACATCCTAGAATGCTAATGATGCCTGGTGGTGTTGAGAGGCACTTTGAAGGTTCTGAAGAGGGAAAACCAGCTTCTTATGCTTCCTGTAATACTAAAATGGTAGTCCCAACTTCCAGGAATCCGGGCTCTCCTTACCAGCCATCCTTGAAGTTTTTGCTCTATGGTAGGACAGGGTGGATTGGAGGCCTTCTTGGGCAGCTATGTGATAAACAAGGCATTGCCTATGCTTATGGCAAAGGGCGTTTGGAGGATCGGGCCTCGCTTTTGGCGGATATTCAGAATATTAAACCAACCCATGTTTTCAATGCTGCTGGAGTAACAGGCAGACCCAATGTTGACTGGTGTGAATCTCACAAAACAGAAACAATTCGTGCCAATGTTGCTGGAACCTTAACTTTAGCAGACGTTTGCCGGGAGCACGGACTCTTGATGATCAACTTTGCGACTGGCTGTATATTCGAGTACGATGCCAAACATCCAGAGGGTTCTGGCATTGGTTTTAAAGAGGAAGACAAGCCAAATTTCATTGGTTCCTTTTATTCGAAAACCAAGGCCATG GTGGAGGAGCTTCTGAACGAATACGATAACGTCTGCACACTCCGAGTTCGAATGCCGATATCATCCGACTTGAACAACCCACGCAACTTCATTACCAAGATTTCTCGCTACAATAAGGTGGTTAACATCCCAAACAGCATGACCATCCTGGATGAACTTCTGCCCATTTCGATAGAGATGGCGAAGCGTAACTTGAAGGGCATCTGGAACTTCACAAACCCAGGTGTTGTGAGTCATAACGAGATTCTCGAGATGTACAAGAAATACATAGAGCCTGAATTCAAGTGGGCTAACTTCACACTGGAAGAACAGGCTAAGGTAATTGTGGCACCCAGAAGCAACAATGAGATGGACAGTTCAAAGCTGAAAAAGGAGTTCCCAGAGTTGCTGGGGATCAAGGAGTCGTTGATCAAGTACGTCTTCGAACCAAACAAGAAAACCTCAGTTTAA
- the LOC111808904 gene encoding E3 ubiquitin-protein ligase CCNB1IP1 homolog isoform X1, with protein MKCNACWRELEGRAISTTCGHLLCTEDASKILSNDGACPICDQVLSKSLMKPVDINPNDEWVNMAMAGINPQILMKSAYRSVMFYIGQKELEMQYKMNRIVAQCRQKCEVMQEKFTEKLEQVHTAYQKMAKRCQMLEREMENISKDKQELQEKFAEKSRQKRKLDEMYDQLRNEHESLKRSAIQPVSNFYPRNEPDLFSNPVSLMDNREPMRKDLLVSAPETPGPREEIWPTRQNSGNSGHFDISVGSPAKQAAPMAMEAGNRRGGAHNAFGSGAGNPSMTLRNLILSPIKRPQLSRRPQMFTL; from the exons ATGAAATGCAATGCTTGCTGGAGAGAACTTGAAGGGCGAGCTATCTCCACAACTTGTGGTCACTTGTTGT GCACAGAGGATGCAAGCAAGATCCTTAGCAATGATGGAGCCTGCCCCATTTGTGATCAAGTTCTTTCTAAAAG CCTCATGAAACCCGTGGACATCAATCCAAATGATGAATGGGTAAAT ATGGCCATGGCTGGTATAAATCCTCAGATAT TGATGAAAAGTGCATATAGAAGTGTAATGTTCTATATTGGACAAAAGGAATTGGAGATGCAGTACAAAATGAACAGAATCGTGGCTCAATGCCGACAGAAATGTGAAGTTATGCAAGAAAAGTTTACTGAAAAACTGGAGCAGGTGCATACTGCATACCAAAAAATGGCCAAGAGATGCCAGATGTTGGAACGAGAGATGGAGAATATATCCAAAGACAAACAAGAGCTCCAGGAGAAGTTTGCTGAAAAATCCAG GCAGAAGAGGAAACTAGATGAGATGTATGATCAATTGAGGAATGAGCATGAATCACTAAAACGGTCGGCCATCCAGCCTGTGAGCAATTTTTATCCAAGAAACGAGCCCGATTTGTTCTCAAACCCCGTTAGTTTGATGGATAACAGAGAACCCATGAGGAAAG ACTTGCTGGTTTCCGCTCCTGAAACCCCAGGACCAAGAGAGGAAATATGGCCAACACGACAAAATAGCGGGAACTCTGGTCACTTCGACATCTCCGTTGGGTCACCGGCAAAACAAGCTGCTCCGATGGCAATGGAAGCTGGGAATAGAAGAGGGGGAGCTCACAATGCGTTTGGAAGTGGAGCTGGCAACCCCTCCATGACTCTGCGCAACTTGATTCTGTCCCCAATCAAACGACCTCAGCTCTCACGTCGCCCTCAAATGTTCAC ATTGTGA
- the LOC111808904 gene encoding E3 ubiquitin-protein ligase CCNB1IP1 homolog isoform X4, whose translation MKCNACWRELEGRAISTTCGHLLCTEDASKILSNDGACPICDQVLSKSLMKPVDINPNDEWVNMAMAGINPQILMKSAYRSVMFYIGQKELEMQYKMNRIVAQCRQKCEVMQEKFTEKLEQVHTAYQKMAKRCQMLEREMENISKDKQELQEKFAEKSRQKRKLDEMYDQLRNEHESLKRSAIQPVSNFYPRNEPDLFSNPVSLMDNREPMRKGPREEIWPTRQNSGNSGHFDISVGSPAKQAAPMAMEAGNRRGGAHNAFGSGAGNPSMTLRNLILSPIKRPQLSRRPQMFT comes from the exons ATGAAATGCAATGCTTGCTGGAGAGAACTTGAAGGGCGAGCTATCTCCACAACTTGTGGTCACTTGTTGT GCACAGAGGATGCAAGCAAGATCCTTAGCAATGATGGAGCCTGCCCCATTTGTGATCAAGTTCTTTCTAAAAG CCTCATGAAACCCGTGGACATCAATCCAAATGATGAATGGGTAAAT ATGGCCATGGCTGGTATAAATCCTCAGATAT TGATGAAAAGTGCATATAGAAGTGTAATGTTCTATATTGGACAAAAGGAATTGGAGATGCAGTACAAAATGAACAGAATCGTGGCTCAATGCCGACAGAAATGTGAAGTTATGCAAGAAAAGTTTACTGAAAAACTGGAGCAGGTGCATACTGCATACCAAAAAATGGCCAAGAGATGCCAGATGTTGGAACGAGAGATGGAGAATATATCCAAAGACAAACAAGAGCTCCAGGAGAAGTTTGCTGAAAAATCCAG GCAGAAGAGGAAACTAGATGAGATGTATGATCAATTGAGGAATGAGCATGAATCACTAAAACGGTCGGCCATCCAGCCTGTGAGCAATTTTTATCCAAGAAACGAGCCCGATTTGTTCTCAAACCCCGTTAGTTTGATGGATAACAGAGAACCCATGAGGAAAG GACCAAGAGAGGAAATATGGCCAACACGACAAAATAGCGGGAACTCTGGTCACTTCGACATCTCCGTTGGGTCACCGGCAAAACAAGCTGCTCCGATGGCAATGGAAGCTGGGAATAGAAGAGGGGGAGCTCACAATGCGTTTGGAAGTGGAGCTGGCAACCCCTCCATGACTCTGCGCAACTTGATTCTGTCCCCAATCAAACGACCTCAGCTCTCACGTCGCCCTCAAATGTTCACGTAA